Proteins from a genomic interval of Danio rerio strain Tuebingen ecotype United States chromosome 4, GRCz12tu, whole genome shotgun sequence:
- the LOC101885149 gene encoding uncharacterized protein: MARPKDPVGHWKDLEAWLSVATDSLLPKAAEKLKHLTQDQLDENLSSLMKQDPSKSYNHKDLAKITGTLSHVLIATLKLSDRHSAQLQHKLTHVQTRINQLELEAQERREQPDETDQTAKEEIDKLQETLAATTQEMEQAKADHADVANKLEYVEQLLEEVNADSKDKDSRIKALETHLSEARHEVRRLTQQQDYIKEESNSIKDEPKHAYELTHNEKAEGSLPKPSPSPSVPDSHISPCGLNLRDLDKLVKNLGKFKPNLLGSQDVHAYLQDIDFHLEMRPNVTNKDRLYLLRATSSPEVCRFLDRQPAHTKTDYLLLREALIREFVDIESEQGLVAALETKQGRHESSQAYYSRLR; this comes from the coding sequence ATGGCTCGCCCTAAAGACCCTGTTGGCCACTGGAAGGACCTAGAAGCATGGCTAAGTGTTGCAACGGACAGCCTCCTCCCTAAAGCCGCCGAAAAGCTAAAGCATCTGACACAGGACCAGCTGGATGAGAACCTGAGCAGCCTTATGAAGCAAGACCCGAGCAAAAGCTACAATCACAAAGACCTAGCCAAGATCACAGGTACTTTGAGTCACGTCCTTATCGCCACCCTCAAGCTGAGTGACAGGCATTCCGCCCAGCTCCAGCACAAGCTGACACATGTGCAGACCCGCATCAACCAGCTAGAACTGGAGGCTCAGGAACGACGGGAACAGCCAGATGAGACTGATCAAACTGCCAAAGAGGAGATCGATAAACTTCAAGAGACTCTTGCCGCCACCACCCAAGAAATGGAGCAAGCCAAAGCCGACCATGCTGACGTTGCTAACAAGCTTGAGTATGTCGAACAGCTACTGGAAGAGGTAAATGCTGACTCTAAAGACAAGGACAGCAGAATCAAAGCCCTCGAAACTCACCTGAGTGAAGCTAGACATGAGGTCAGACGACTAACGCAGCAGCAGGACTACATCAAAGAAGAGTCCAACAGCATTAAAGATGAACCCAAGCATGCATATGAACTGACACACAATGAGAAAGCTGAGGGGTCACTGCCAAAACCCTCACCATCTCCTTCTGTTCCAGACAGCCACATATCACCATGTGGCCTGAACCTCAGAGACCTTGACAAGCTAGTCAAGAACCTGGGCAAGTTCAAGCCGAATTTGCTAGGTAGCCAAGATGTTCACGCCTATCTGCAAGACATTGACTTTCACCTGGAAATGAGACCCAATGTCACTAACAAAGATAGACTGTATTTGCTCAGAGCAACCTCCAGCCCTGAAGTGTGCAGATTCCTGGACCGTCAGCCAGCTCACACAAAGACTGACTACCTCCTGCTCCGAGAAGCCCTCATCAGAGAGTTTGTTGACATCGAGTCTGAACAAGGACTTGTAGCTGCCCTGGAGACAAAGCAAGGTCGCCATGAGTCTTCTCAAGCCTACTACAGCAGACTCAGATGA